The proteins below are encoded in one region of Penicillium psychrofluorescens genome assembly, chromosome: 4:
- a CDS encoding uncharacterized protein (ID:PFLUO_006958-T1.cds;~source:funannotate) yields MSYMKKDEDADQVMIKLDRTSVFQDARLFNSSPISPRTCRTLLTKIAVLLFTGEQFPTNEATTLFFGISKLFQNKDPSLRQMVYLILKELAGTAEDVIMSTSIIMKDTAVGSDVLYRANAIRALCRIIDGSTVQGIERLIKTAIVDKTPSVSSAALVSSYHLLPIARDVVRRWQSETQEAASSSKQGHGFLGFAGSAHSHAISQSNFMTQYHAIGLLYQMRAHDRMALVKMVQQYGAAGVVKSPAALVLLVRLAAKLAEEDPSLRKPMMQMLDGWLRHKHEMVNFEAAKAICDMRDVTDAEASQAVHVLQLFLSSPRSITKFAAIRILHNFATFKPNVVNVCNPDIETLISNSNRSIATFAITTLLKTGNEASVDRLMKQISGFMADITDEFKITIVEAIRTLCLKFPSKQAGMLTFLSGILRDEGGYEFKRTVVESMFDLIKFVPDSKEEALAHLCEFIEDCEFTKLSVRTLHLLGVEGPKTTHPTKYIRYIYNRVVLENAIVRAAAVTALAKFGVGQKDPEVKSSVQVLLTRCLDDTDDEVRDRAALNLRLMGEEDEMAGAFIKNDSMYSLSTFEHQLVMYVTSTDKQTFAAAFDVSTIPVVTQEQALAEERTKKLTTATPTLKAPSTGPPKKAGGVAEATTAAATQKYADQLMQYPEFKAYGNLLKSSIPAELSESETEYVVTCIKHIFKEHIVLQYDIKNTLPDTVLENATIEATPAEEDVLEDDLIVPAPKLAPNEPGVVYVTFKKLGGEHSVPVTSFTNNLKFTSKEIDPNTGEPEETGYEDEYQVEDLELTGSDYVIPTFAGSFDHVWEQTGANGEEESETLQLSNMKSITDATEQLISALSLQPLEGTDVALSASTHTLKLFGKTVSGGRVAGLVKMAFSSKTGVTTKITVRAEEEGVAAAVIASLS; encoded by the exons ATGAGCTACATGAAGAaagatgaggatgccgaTCAGGTCATGATCAAGCTTGATCGCACCTCCGTGTTCCAAGATG CTCGCCTGTTCAATTCCTCGCCCATCTCGCCGCGAACATGCCGCACCCTCCTGACAAAGATCGCCGTCCTCCTCTTTACGGGGGAGCAGTTCCCCACAAATGAAGCcaccaccctcttcttcggcatctCCAAGCTATTCCAGAATAAGGACCCGTCCCTACGCCAGATGGTCTATCTGATCCTGAAAGAACTAGCTGGCACGGCGGAGGACGTGATTATGTCGACGAGTATCATCATGAAGGACACTGCGGTAGGAAGTGATGTGTTGTACCGGGCCAATGCTATCAGGGCGCTGTGCCGTATCATCGAT GGTTCGACTGTGCAGGGTATCGAGCGACTCATCAAGACCGCCATTGTTGACAAGACCCCATCTGTCTCGTCCGCGGCCTTGGTTTCTTCCTATCACCTCCTTCCAATTGCGCGCGACGTCGTTCGGAGATGGCAAAGCGAAACCCAGGAGGCGGCTTCGTCCTCGAAGCAAGGTCACGGCTTCCTAGGCTTCGCAGGCAGCGCCCATTCCCACGCCATCTCGCAGTCGAATTTCATGACCCAATACCATGCGATCGGTCTTTTGTATCAGATGCGCGCGCATGACCGCATGGCGCTGGTCAAGATGGTCCAGCAGTACGGTGCTGCGGGTGTGGTCAAGAGCCCGGCGGCTTTGGTCCTCCTGGTCCGTCTCGCGGCCAAATTGGCGGAGGAAGACCCTAGTCTGCGGAAACCCAtgatgcagatgctggaTGGCTGGCTCCGTCACAAGCACGAGATGGTCAACTTCGAGGCAGCCAAGGCCATCTGCGACATGCGCGATGTCACCGATGCCGAGGCCTCGCAGGCCGTCCACGTCCTGCAATTGTTCCTGTCCTCGCCGCGGTCGATCACGAAATTCGCCGCCATTCGCATCCTTCACAACTTTGCCACGTTCAAGCCGAACGTCGTCAATGTCTGCAACCCCGATATCGAGACGCtcatctccaactccaaccGCTCCATTGCCACCTTTGCCATCACCACGCTGCTCAAGACCGGCAACGAAGCTAGCGTCGACCGTCTGATGAAGCAGATCTCGGGCTTCATGGCCGACATCACCGACGAGTTTAAGATTACCATCGTTGAGGCCATCCGTACGCTCTGCTTGAAGTTCCCGAGCAAGCAGGCCGGTATGCTCACGTTCCTGAGTGGTATTCTGCGGGATGAGGGTGGCTACGAGTTCAAGCGCACCGTCGTGGAGAGCATGTTCGACCTCATCAAGTTCGTGCCCGATAGCAAGGAAGAAGCTCTCGCCCACCTGTGCGAGTTTATCGAGGACTGCGAGTTCACCAAGCTCTCTGTCCGAACCCTGCACCTTCTGGGTGTCGAGGGTCCCAAAACAACGCACCCCACCAAGTATATCCGCTATATCTACAACCGTGTCGTTTTGGAGAATGCTATTGTCCGCGCCGCGGCTGTCACTGCTCTGGCCAAGTTTGGTGTTGGACAGAAAGACCCCGAGGTCAAGTCGAGTGTCCAAGTGCTTCTCACCCGGTGTCTTGATGACACGGACGATGAGGTGCGGGATCGTGCTGCGCTTAACCTGCGGTTGATGggcgaagaggatgagatggccGGGGCATTCATCAAGAACGACTCGATGTACTCTCTGTCCACTTTCGAGCACCAGCTCGTCATGTACGTGACCTCGACCGACAAGCAGACTTTTGCTGCTGCCTTCGACGTCTCTACCATCCCCGTTGTCACCCAAGAGCAGGCTCTGGCCGAAGAGCGGACCAAGAAGCTCACCACCGCCACTCCCACCCTCAAGGCTCCGTCAACCGGTCCCCCCAAGAAAGCGGGTGGCGTGGCCGAAGCAACCACGGCTGCTGCTACCCAGAAGTACGCCGACCAACTCATGCAATACCCCGAGTTCAAAGCGTATGGCAACCTCCTCAAGTCTTCCATTCCTGCCGAGCTGTCCGAAAGCGAAACGGAGTATGTCGTCACTTGCATCAAGCATATCTTCAAGGAGCATATCGTCTTGCAGTATGATATCAAGAACACCCTGCCGGATACTGTCCTCGAGAACGCCACTATAGAGGCTACGCCTGCAGAGGAAGATGTGCTGGAGGATGATCTGATCGTGCCGGCGCCGAAGCTCGCCCCCAACGAGCCGGGCGTTGTCTACGTAACATTCAAGAAGCTGGGCGGCGAGCACAGCGTCCCAGtcacctccttcaccaacaATCTCAAGTTCACCAGCAAAGAGATCGACCCGAACACCGGCGAGCCCGAGGAGACTGGCTACGAGGACGAATATCAGGTGGAAGACCTCGAGTTGACTGGCAGCGACTATGTCATCCCGACATTCGCAGGCAGCTTCGACCACGTCTGGGAACAGACCGGTGCcaacggcgaggaggagagcgagACTTTGCAGCTCAGCAACATGAAGAGCATCACAG ACGCCACCGAACAGTTGATCTCAGCGCTATCCCTGCAACCGCTCGAGGGCACCGACGTCGCCCTGAGCGCCAGCACACATACCCTCAAGCTCTTCGGCAAGACCGTCTCCGGCGGCCGCGTGGCCGGCCTCGTCaagatggccttctccagcaagACCGGTGTCACGACCAAGATCACCGTGCGcgcagaagaggagggcgTGGCCGCTGCCGTGATTGCTTCGTTGTCCTAG
- a CDS encoding uncharacterized protein (ID:PFLUO_006959-T1.cds;~source:funannotate) translates to MQVEVNENEDTEWNDILRQHGIIPEKPKDPEPLIQEALIEAEHRAHENRLEDKDLDELDALEDEEDEAFLQQYRQKRLAELSTLQQTSLFNQVYPLQKVDYAREVTEASKEAFVLVNLTSQGGNTESQVLTELWRQLAVKFGDVKFCEIRADMCIEGYPERNTPTILVYKDTEIRRQLVTLRELKGPRTKIEDIERLLVDLGAVKESDVRLKKRSDEDDKAGDDDLNIEDYDDDWD, encoded by the exons ATGCAAGTCGAGGTCAATGAGAACGAAGACACGGAGTG GAACgacatcctccgccaacATGGCATCATCCCCGAGAAACCCAAGGACCCGGAGCCTCTCATCCAAGAAGCCCTGATTGAAGCCGAGCACAGAGCACATGAGAACCGCCTGGAAGATAAAGATCTCGACGAACTGGATGCTctcgaagatgaagaggacgAAGCATTCCTGCAGCAATACCG TCAAAAACGCCTGGCCGAACTCTCAACCCTCCAGCAAACCAGCCTCTTTAACCAGGTCTACCCGCTCCAGAAAGTCGACTATGCGCGAGAGGTGACGGAGGCCTCGAAGGAGGCCTTTGTGCTGGTGAACCTCACCTCGCAGGGCGGGAATACCGAGTCGCAGGTCCTAACCGAGCTGTGGCGGCAACTGGCGGTCAAATTTGGAGATGTCAAGTTCTGTGAGATCCGCGCGGACATGTGCATTGAGGGATATCCGGAGCGGAACACGCCGACAATCCTGGTTTATAAGGACACGGAGATTCGGAGGCAGCTTGTTACCTTGCGTGAGCTGAAGGGTCCACGCACGAAGATTGAag ATATCGAGCGCCTGCTCGTCGATCTTGGCGCCGTGAAAGAAAGTGATGTCCGTCTGAAGAAACGTTCTGACGAGGACGACAAGGCGGGCGATGATGACCTCAACATTGAGGACTATGATGATGACTGGGATTGa
- a CDS encoding uncharacterized protein (ID:PFLUO_006960-T1.cds;~source:funannotate) yields the protein MDYSYYTGPRPQPFSLYGLPTPDQQPQTQTDEAFADSFSLNNNYNQNFASFDPSLRLDASSSSFAPPPGHSPPDSFTKQSVSSNEVTSTQQAGSASLDGDENSMAVGRSSSEEKESTIPAQNKRKAQNRAAQRAFRERKERHVRDLEEKVTALEQQFSTLQAANERLKRELAKYATENEILRATSQQSHAAAGNSSAHDQPPPEPTVTGPMQYSPTDFYSSLMPDGAGTPPPLHRVIVCPVTGEKLLDAGATWDLIQSHRLFKLGRVDIGDVTERLKGMAVCDGQGPAFKEGQVRQVIEESVAAGMDELI from the exons ATGGATTATTCATACTACACTGGCCCTCGACCCCAGCCCTTCTCGCTCTATGGGTTGCCCACCCCCGACCAACAGCCCCAGACGCAGACCGACGAAGCCTTCGCGGACTCTTTTTCCCTG AATAATAACTACAACCAGAATTTCGCCTCCTTCGACCCTTCTCTCCGTCTTGAcgcctcgtcttcatccttTGCCCCGCCACCGGGGCACTCGCCGCCAGACTCGTTTACCAAGCAGTCTGTGTCGAGCAATGAGGTAACTAGTACCCAGCAGGCGGGTTCGGCCTCGCTTGACGGCGATGAGAATTCGATGGCAGTGGGGAGGAGTagcagcgaggagaaggagtcGACGATCCCCGCGCAGAACAAGCGCAAGGCCCAGAACCGAGCAGC CCAACGAGCTTTCCGCGAACGAAAAGAACGACATGTCCGCGACCTCGAAGAAAAAGTTACAGCCCTCGAACAACAATTCAGCACCCTCCAAGCAGCCAACGAGCGCCTGAAGCGCGAGCTCGCCAAGTACGCTACGGAGAACGAGATCCTGCGCGCAACATCGCAGCAGTCCCATGCTGCAGCCGGTAACAGCAGCGCGCACGACCAGCCTCCCCCAGAGCCGACGGTGACAGGGCCGATGCAATATTCCCCCACGGACTTTTACTCCAGTCTCATGCCGGACGGGGCGGGTACGCCGCCGCCACTGCATCGTGTCATTGTTTGTCCGGTTACAGGGGAGAAATTGCTTGATGCGGGCGCAACGTGGGATCTGATTCAGAGTCATAGGCTGTTTAAGCTGGGGAGGGTGGATATTGGTGATGTTACAGAACGGTTGAAGGGGATGGCGGTGTGTGATGGGCAGGGTCCTGCTTTTAAGGAGGGTCAGGTCCGTCAAGTTATTGAGGAGAGTGTGGCGGCGGGAATGGATGAACTGATTTAA
- a CDS encoding uncharacterized protein (ID:PFLUO_006961-T1.cds;~source:funannotate) codes for MTTMDLRVGNKYRIGRKIGSGSFGDIYLGTNIISGEEIAIKLESVKAKHPQLEYEARVYKSLAGGVGIPFVRWFGTECDYNAMVIDLLGPSLEDLFNFCNRKFSLKTVLLLADQLISRIEYIHAKSFIHRDIKPDNFLMGIGKRGNQVNVIDFGLAKKYRDPKTHFHIPYRENKNLTGTARYASINTHLGVEQSRRDDMESLGYVMLYFCRGSLPWQGLKAATKKQKYDRIMEKKMTTPTEVLCRGFPNEFAIYLNYTRSLRFDDKPDYSYLRKIFRDLFVRESFQYDYVFDWTVYKYQKNAAMIVDANSKKDKDAEDQQRRPAAPAGAIGASGAAKPGAISGQRRKVIDRGTLDNTPDTNRAVGGSDRM; via the exons ATGACGACCATG GATCTGCGTGTCGGTAACAAGTACCGCATCGGCCGCAAGATTGGAAGCGGTAGCTTTGGTGACATCTATCTCG GCACCAACATCATCTCCGGTGAGGAGATCGCTATCAAGCTCGAGAGCGTTAAGGCCAAACACCCCCAGCTGGAATACGAAGCCCGCGTCTACAAGTCCCTCGCTGGTGGTGTCGGTATCCCCTTCGTGCGCTGGTTCGGTACCGAATGTGACTACAATGCCATGGTGATCGACCTGCTGGGTCCCAGCTTGGAGGACCTGTTCAACTTCTGCAACCGCAAGTTTTCGCTCAAGACTGTTCTGCTCCTCGCCGACCAGCTCATCTCCCGCATCGAGTACATCCACGCCAAGTCGTTCATCCACCGTGACATCAAGCCCGACAACTTCTTGATGGGCATCGGCAAGCGTGGCAACCAGGTCAATGTGATTGACTTCGGTCTGGCGAAGAAATACCGCGACCCCAAGACCCACTTCCACATCCCCTACCGCGAGAACAAGAATCTCACTGGTACTGCTCGTTATGCCTCTATCAACACTCACCTCGGTGTCGAGCAGTCCCGTCGCGACGACATGGAGTCTCTGGGCTATGTCATGCTCTACTTCTGCCGTGGCTCTCTTCCGTGGCAGGGTCTGAAGGCTGCtaccaagaagcagaagtACGACCGCATCATGGAAAAGAAGATGACCACCCCTACTGAAGTGCTGTGCCGTGGGTTCCCCAACGAGTTCGCTATCTACCTGAACTACACCCGCTCGCTGCGCTTTGACGACAAGCCCGACTACTCTTACttgcgcaagatcttccgCGACCTCTTCGTCCGCGAGTCTTTCCAGTACGACTACGTCTTCGACTGGACCGTCTACAAGTACCAGAAGAACGCTGCCATGATTGTGGACGCCAActccaagaaggacaaggacgCGGAGGACCAGCAACGTCGCCCGGCTGCCCCCGCCGGTGCTATCGGTGCCTCTGGTGCGGCCAAGCCCGGTGCCATCTCTGGCCAGCGTCGTAAGGTGATCGACCGCGGCACCCTTGACAACACTCCGGACACCAACCGTGCCGTGGGAGGGAGTGATAGGATGTGA
- a CDS encoding uncharacterized protein (ID:PFLUO_006962-T1.cds;~source:funannotate): MAFLFKSKKNLANQPLPTATRNVHTSEGAPSTGGSMANGVKGEGSLSQTPTPSSSFNNSLNSASATSPTSPDGARRQRAESDSQVQRPPQSANGASPSSPGSSLYPWSQRRLNFSSAQANPFPRYGAAINSVASKEGDIYMMGGLIDGSTVKGDLWMIESSGGSLSCFQVATVSEGPGPRVGHSSLLVGNAFIVFGGDTKIDENDNLDDTLYLLNTSSRQWSRAIPPGPRPSGRYGHTLSILGSRLYVFGGQVEGFFFNDLVAFDLNQLQNSTNKWEFLIRNSHEGGPPVGQIPPARTNHTMVSYQDKLFLFGGTNGVQWFNDVWAFDPRSNTWSEMDCVGFIPTPREGHASALVNDVMYVFGGRTDEGMDLGDLSAFRISTRRWYSFQNMGPAPSPRSGHSMTAFGKQIIVLAGEPSSAPRDPAELSMTYILDTSKIRYPNDSQVSAPGSRKVSIEKQGPLSGRTSQQAQNSPSGLPPRGPSRESSSPAAISGRPGEYGTNPMGPGSRLPRASIAQAPSGPPPPGQAPSPGPRSNGPQGSLNSRSKTPTKTTDSRVTERAESPVAKDAPQDISAPPSAGRRTPTQAQQKITAKAMEVGEAAPMISAPGRQRSLRSQRARGSVDSNEESVLGRHASIDGSVRSHRGSKNFGEEPNSPRLTPHQEALFKELESTKARNAWYASELALAKKAGYVPNTTTSPALEERVGDALNDDDRPLIEAFLAMKAELAKMQATVDRQAAIASKRVAEVEHQRDAAVNEAVYARAKLAAHGGSQRGTPQPDGSRDGDSTSERSTDMGRRLALALASQSELKGRLDVLTTELGQERQAKDLAEETNEATRKRLAELEMQSNTLEVESLRAELHQSQASARGEALLRAEAEASLKQLLLDKEELSKHVEDSSSRLKDFGSNFGSLREAVAASAAKAALVEKQLHEERERREGLERKLLQLRSEHEERTTELENTTRRLRDAEELADIHAKEAETHKIAFVSGLERASSTDLDGSIRSRADERVAALEAQIERSNALAKANQGAADAAAEKLRRAEERIAGLETFQEQASREGLQLRRQLQAAMKESQAASAESRDLKSQLETQVREAGALTVQHAALKDLLGERGISSDSRRSPRLDSPGSRFGTPEQSRLKELEQQLSASIKAHDDLKVTFETREQEADRTFKEKLEQLENDYQSAVHYVKGTEKMLKRMKDELSRYKTQNAKLQSELEGAHKNLEERSASQASSASAEWELERSKLQQSISDLQHNTSSSITELESQIKQLKEELAAADVLKERSRADHERVKQQLLAAAEQSRAELEQIKHENSMLEGRATDAEQKVNMLLEQVETSVTHYRRQSQHGGLNGLSRSHSNASSMTGGGRARADSNVSQDDTFLPDNRGSMALDSLANELDALRSHWESTNRNYRLSAQLDMDRTPTKEDSNGPAMMSENLTEWRRRLDEEERAGKPTKVNNNGAQENSSSVA, translated from the exons ATGGCCTTTTTGTTTAAATCGAAGAAGAACTTGGCAAACCAGCCGCTCCCCACGGCCACGCGAAACGTCCACACCTCCGAAGGAGCTCCGTCGACCGGGGGTTCCATGGCCAACGGTGTCAAGGGGGAGGGCTCGCTGTCCCAAACCCCAACGCCCAGCAGCAGTTTTAACAACTCGCTGAattcggcctcggccaccagcCCAACGAGTCCTGATGGTGCGCGGCGACAGAGAGCCGAATCGGATTCACAG GTTCAACGACCTCCACAATCCGCGAATGGCGCTTCCCCTTCGAGCCCCGGCTCATCCCTCTACCCGTGGTCCCAAAGACGCCTCAATTTCTCCTCGGCTCAAGCAAATCCATTCCCGCGCTATGGCGCAGCCATCAACTCGGTTGCGTCGAAGGAAGGCGACATCTACATGATGGGCGGTCTCATCGATGGATCGACGGTGAAAGGAGATCTGTGGATGATCGAGAGCAGTGGTGGCAGCCTATCTTGCTTCCAAGTTGCCACGGTTTCTGAGGGCCCAGGGCCTCGCGTCGGCCACTCGAGTTTGCTCGTCGGGAACGCTTTCATCGTGTTCGGTGGCGACACGAAAATCGACGAAAATGATAACCTGGACGATACGCTATATCTGCTGAATACCT CCTCTCGCCAGTGGTCTCGTGCTATCCCTCCGGGACCCCGGCCCTCCGGACGATATGGCCACACATTGAGCATTTTGGGCTCTAGGCTCTATGTGTTCGGTGGACAGGTCgaaggcttcttcttcaatgaCCTGGTTGCATTTGACTTGAACCAGCTACAGAACTCGACGAACAAATGGGAGTTTCTCATCCGAAATAGCCACGAAGGCGGTCCTCCCGTTGGTCAAATCCCGCCAGCTCGCACAAACCATACAATGGTGAGCTACCAGGACAAATTATTTCT GTTCGGTGGAACGAACGGTGTGCAATGGTTCAATGACGTATGGGCCTTTGATCCCCGTTCTAATACCTGGTCTGAGATGGATTGCGTGGGTTTCATTCCGACGCCCAGAGAAGGTCATGCGTCTGCGTTGGTCAACGATGTGATGTACGTGTTTGGTGGTCGCACCGATGAGGGAATGGACCTGGGTGATCTGTCTGCCTTCCGTATCAGCACCCGAAGGTGGTACTCCTTCCAAAATATGGGTCCTGCGCCGTCCCCTCGCTCTGGTCACAGCATGACGGCCTTTGGCAAGCAAATCATTGTCCTTGCCGGTGAACCTAGCTCCGCCCCGAGAGATCCTGCCGAGCTCAGCATGACCTACATCCTCGACACTTCTAAAATTAGGTATCCAAATGATTCCCAGGTATCCGCTCCCGGTTCTCGGAAAGTGAGCATCGAGAAGCAAGGCCCTCTGTCTGGGCGTACCTCTCAGCAAGCCCAGAATTCTCCTTCAGGGTTGCCGCCACGCGGACCATCTCGCGAAAGTTCGAGCCCAGCCGCTATCTCTGGCAGACCTGGGGAATATGGAACGAATCCCATGGGCCCTGGGTCTCGACTCCCGCGTGCATCAATCGCACAGGCTCCGTCcgggccaccaccgcctggTCAAGCTCCCTCACCGGGACCTCGAAGCAACGGACCCCAAGGGAGCTTGAATTCCCGAAGCAAAACTCCCACGAAAACGACCGATTCTCGTGTTACCGAAAGAGCAGAGTCACCGGTCGCCAAGGATGCGCCACAGGATATATCAGCCCCTCCGTCAGCTGGTCGCCGCACCCCGACCCAGGCACAGCAGAAGATAACTGCCAAGGCAATGGAAGTGGGCGAGGCAGCTCCAATGATCAGTGCCCCCGGCCGACAGCGTTCTCTGCGCTCACAACGTGCCCGTGGCTCCGTTGACAGTAATGAAGAGTCTGTTCTTGGCCGACATGCAAGCATCGACGGTTCCGTTCGGAGTCACCGCGGTTCGAAGAATTTCGGTGAAGAACCTAACTCTCCCAGGTTGACACCTCACCAGGAAGCTTTGTTCAAGGAGCTCGAATCCACCAAGGCTCGAAATGCCTGGTACGCATCCGAGCTCGCtctggcgaagaaggcagGCTATGTTCCAAATACCACAACCAGCCCTGCCTTGGAGGAGCGCGTTGGTGACGCTCTGAACGACGACGACCGCCCCTTGATTGAGGCTTTCCTTGCCATGaaggccgagctggccaagatgCAAGCCACTGTGGACCGACAGGCGGCTATCGCCTCGAAGCGGGTTGCAGAAGTTGAGCACCAGCGCGATGCAGCAGTCAATGAGGCGGTCTATGCCCGTGCCAAGCTTGCTGCCCATGGTGGCAGTCAGCGAGGCACTCCTCAGCCCGATGGCTCCCGCGACGGAGATAGCACATCAGAACGCTCCACTGACATGGGCCGCCGCCTTGCACTGGCTTTGGCCTCTCAGTCAGAACTCAAAGGGAGACTAGATGTCCTGACCACTGAGCTTGGGCAAGAAAGACAGGCGAAGGATctggcagaagaaacaaacGAAGCCACTCGGAAACGCCTGGCCGAGCTCGAAATGCAGAGCAACACTCTGGAAGTGGAGAGTCTTCGGGCCGAGCTTCACCAATCTCAGGCTTCGGCCAGAGGGGAGGCTTTGTTGCGGGCAGAAGCCGAGGCGTCCCTCAAACAACTCCTTCTTGACAAGGAGGAGCTGTCGAAGCATGTCGAGGATTCGTCAAGCCGGCTCAAGGATTTCGGTTCGAACTTCGGCAGTTTGCGAGAAGCTGTggctgcttctgctgccAAGGCTGCGCTTGTCGAAAAGCAGTTGCATGAGGAGCGAGAACGCCGGGAGGGCTTGGAACGGAAGCTCCTGCAGCTACGTTCTGAACATGAGGAGCGAACCACCGAACTGGAAAACACCACTCGCCGCCTGAGGGATGCAGAGGAGCTAGCTGATATCCACGCCAAGGAGGCAGAGACGCATAAGATCGCATTTGTGTCCGGTCTGGAACGTGCATCGTCCACTGACTTGGACGGCTCGATCCGCTCGCGCGCTGATGAGCGGGTTGCTGCCTTGGAGGCTCAAATTGAACGGTCTAACGCTCTGGCCAAAGCCAACCAGGGCGCGGCCGATGCAGCCGCAGAGAAATTGCGGCGCGCAGAGGAGCGAATTGCTGGTCTTGAAACGTTCCAAGAGCAGGCTAGCCGAGAGGGTCTGCAACTTCGCAGACAACTTCAGGCTGCCATGAAAGAAAGCCAGGCTGCCTCCGCGGAGAGCCGGGACCTGAAATCTCAGCTCGAAACTCAGGTGCGCGAAGCTGGAGCCCTTACTGTTCAACATGCTGCTTTGAAGGATCTCCTCGGAGAACGTGGAATCAGTTCGGACAGCAGACGGTCCCCCCGCCTCGATTCTCCGGGCTCACGATTCGGCACTCCGGAGCAGAGTCGAttgaaggagctggagcagcagctgtCGGCTAGCATCAAGGCGCACGATGACCTGAAGGTCACTTTTGAGACCCGTGAGCAGGAAGCTGACCGGACATTCAAAGAGAAGCTTGAACAGCTTGAGAACGATTACCAGTCCGCTGTTCACTACGTCAAGGGTACCGAAAAGATGCTCAAGCGTATGAAGGATGAGCTTTCCCGGTATAAGACCCAAAATGCCAAACTCCAATCTGAGTTGGAGGGCGCCCACAAGAACCTGGAGGAGCGCTCCGCCAGTCAAGCGTCTTCGGCATCTGCCGAGTGGGAACTTGAACGCTCGAAGCTGCAGCAGTCAATCTCGGATCTCCAGCACAATACTTCGTCATCCATTACTGAATTGGAGAGTCAAATTAAGCAGTTGAAGGAGGAGCTAGCTGCCGCCGATGTGTTGAAGGAAAGGTCGCGGGCTGACCACGAACGCGTCAAGCAGCAATTGCTTGCTGCCGCCGAGCAGAGCCGCGCGGAActggagcagatcaagcACGAAAACAGTATGCTCGAGGGCCGTGCCACGGACGCCGAGCAGAAAGTGAACATGCTCTTGGAGCAGGTTGAAACCTCTGTGACCCATTACCGCCGGCAGTCTCAGCACGGGGGTCTCAACGGCCTCTCGCGCAGCCACAGCAATGCATCCAGCATGACCGGTGGTGGCCGGGCACGAGCTGATAGCAACGTTTCGCAAGACGACACCTTCCTCCCTGATAACCGAGGCTCCATGGCACTGGACTCCCTCGCCAACGAGCTAGATGCCCTACGCAGCCACTGGGAAAGCACCAACCGCAACTACCGCCTGAGTGCCCAGCTGGATATGGACCGCACCCCGACCAAGGAGGACAGTAATgggccggcgatgatgagCGAGAACCTCACTGAATGGCGACGGAGactggatgaggaggagcGGGCCGGCAAGCCCACCAAGGTGAACAATAATGGGGCCCAGGAGAACTCGTCAAGCGTGGCCTGA